A region of Siniperca chuatsi isolate FFG_IHB_CAS linkage group LG23, ASM2008510v1, whole genome shotgun sequence DNA encodes the following proteins:
- the LOC122871464 gene encoding sorting nexin-4-like: protein MAEDGKEESVATDDGSDHTAADGSNSLNNTMVEEGSNLLRRMEICVAESEKRSGKNAVNMQETFSVYLIETRPMDAVAEGRNPAPDSLWRRYSEFELLRNYLMVTYPYIVVPPLPEKRAEFVWHKLSADNMDPDFVERRRVGLENFLLRVASHPVLSNDKIFYHFLTEEHGWKEVVYETGFQAKADSRLRALSATFRVRNPDKRFMEMKHYSDELQSHTSQLLRARARVADRLYGVYKVHGNYGRVFSEWSAIEKEMGDGLQSAGHHMDAYAASIDDILEEEEHYADQIKEYLFYAEALRAVCRKHELTQFELEMASQDLISKKQQREELATGIVRTFSFKGMTNKLFGQEAPEQREARLKLLEELITEGEETVKEKTEECEEHVERAWVDMQRFKEQKDKDLREALLNYAVMQISMCKKGIQVWSNAKECFLKM, encoded by the exons ATGGCGGAGGATGGGAAGGAAGAGTCGGTGGCCACTGACGACGGTTCAGACCACACAGCTGCAGACGGGAGCAACAGCTTAAACAACACG ATGGTGGAAGAGGGCTCCAACCTCCTGCGCCGAATGGAGATCTGTGTTGCTGAGTCTGAGAAAAGGAGTGGCAAAAATGCAGTGAACATGCAGGAGACGTTTAGCGTGTACCTCATCGAAACACG GCCAATGGACGCAGTCGCTGAAGGTCGTAACCCAGCCCCCGACTCTCTGTGGAGAAGATACAGTGAATTTGAACTGCTGCGGAACTACCTAATGGTTACCTATCCATACATCGTAGTCCCACCTCTGCCTGAGAAGCGG GCAGAGTTTGTGTGGCACAAGCTGTCGGCAGACAACATGGACCCAGACTTTGTGGAGCGCCGCAGGGTCGGGCTGGAGAACTTTCTGCTTCGTGTGGCATCACATCCAGTTCTCTCCAATGACAAGATCTTCTACCACTTTCTCACTGAG GAACATGGCTGGAAGGAAGTGGTGTATGAAACAGGATTTCAGGCAAAG GCAGATTCCAGGCTGAGAGCTCTCAGTGCCACCTTCAGGGTGAGAAATCCAGATAA ACGCTTCATGGAAATGAAACACTACAGCGATGAGCTGCAGTCTCACACATCTCAGCTGCTCCGAGCACGAGCA AGGGTTGCAGATCGACTCTACGGTGTTTACAAGGTCCATGGAAACTATGGGAGAGTCTTCAG TGAGTGGAGTGCCATAGAGAAAGAGATGGGAGATGGACTGCAAAGTGCCGGTCATCATATGGACGC ATATGCTGCCTCAATAGATGATATCTTAGAAGAAGAGGAACATTATGCAGACCAAATAAAAGAATATCTCTTCTATGCTGAAGCTCTGAG GGCAGTGTGCAGGAAACATGAGCTGACCCAGTTTGAGCTTGAGATGGCCTCCCAGGACCTCATCTCAAAGAAGCAGCAACGGGAGGAGCTGGCTACAGGG ATTGTGCGGACGTTTTCCTTCAAAGGCATGACCAACAAGCTTTTTGGCCAAGAGGCACCTGAGCAGAGGGAGGCCAGACTGAAGCTGCTGGAGGAGCTGATAACAGAGGGTGAAGAGACCGTCAAAGAGAAAACGGAGGAATGCGA AGAGCATGTTGAAAGGGCGTGGGTGGACATGCAGCGCTTTAAggagcagaaagacaaagatcTGCGGGAAGCGCTCCTCAACTATGCTGTCATGCAAATCAGCATGTGCAAAAAG GGAATACAAGTGTGGAGCAATGCCAAAGAATGTTTCCTAAAGATGTGA